In the genome of Carassius carassius unplaced genomic scaffold, fCarCar2.1 SCAFFOLD_170, whole genome shotgun sequence, one region contains:
- the LOC132134782 gene encoding mpv17-like protein: protein MRDALLTPVRRFPWATNVTLYGCLFAGGDLVHQRFSRKERVDWTHTRNVAVVAFGFHGNFNFFWMRFLERRFPGNALRPVLRKLLLDQTLAAPLAISAFYTGVSFMEGREEILQDWREKFLNTYKVSLSRRGGRTHTHMGG, encoded by the exons ATGCGCGACGCGCTGCTGACGCCCGTCAGACGCTTCCCGTGGGCGACCAACGTGACGCTGTACGGCTGCCTGTTCGCGGGCGGAGATTTAGTTCACCAGCGCTTCTCGCGTAAAGAACGAGTGGACTGGACTCACACGAGAAATGTGGCCGTAGTGGCATTCGGTTTTCACGGAAACTTTAATTTCTTTTGGATGCGCTTTCTGGAGCGACGCTTCCCCGGTAACGCGCTGCGGCCGGTGCTGCGGAAGCTGCTGCTGGACCAGACGCTCGCCGCGCCGCTCGCCATCAGCGCCTTCTACACAG GTGTGAGCTTCATGGAGGGCAGAGAGGAGATTCTGCAGGACTGGAGAGAGAAGTTCCTCAACACGTACAAGGTGAGTCTGAGCCGACGCGGGggaaggacacacacacatatgggaggcc